From one Brachypodium distachyon strain Bd21 chromosome 4, Brachypodium_distachyon_v3.0, whole genome shotgun sequence genomic stretch:
- the LOC100830776 gene encoding uncharacterized protein LOC100830776, with protein sequence MRANPLLRSAMATAARAFSSSTGPVGGGVSMVQGASRGIGLEFVRQLLRRSNHGRVVATCRAPESAAELQELRREHARRLTVLPLDVTDETTIQAAAASIGETHGSLELLINAAGILSIPDVIHPETSLSKVEKSSLLLAYEVNAVGPILVIKHMRPFLKIGASSETGRGFSLVANMSARVGSIGDNGLGGWHSYRASKTALNQLTKTASVELGKKDNIACILLHPGTVDTDLSRPFQRNVAKDKLFTREFSVQKLLSIMDNAKKSDNGKFFAWDGQEIPW encoded by the exons atgcgcGCGAACCCGCTCCTCAGATCGgcaatggcgacggcggccagggcgttctcctcctccaccggccccgtcggcggcggcgtgtcCATGGTGCAGGGCGCGTCCCGGGGCATCGGGCTCGAGTTC GTGAGGCAGCTGCTGCGGCGGAGCAACCATGGCCGCGTCGTCGCGACGTGCCGCGCCCCGGAGTCGGCGGCCGAGCTCCAGGAGCTGAGGCGGGAGCACGCGCGGCGCCTCACCGTGCTGCCGCTCGACGTCACCGACGAGACCACCATACAG GCTGCCGCGGCCTCAATTGGGGAGACCCACGGATCTCTTGAACTGCTGATCAATGCCGCCGGCATCCTTTCGATCCCAGATGTTATACATCCAG AGACCTCACTGAGCAAAGTTGAGAAGTCATCCCTGCTACTGGCATATGAAGTGAATGCTGTCGGTCCTATTCTAGTGATCAAG CACATGCGTCCATTCCTGAAGATCGGTGCCAGTTCGGAAACAGGGAGAGGTTTCTCGTTGGTTGCAAATATGAGCGCCAGGGTTGGCTCGATAGGAGACAATGGTCTGGGAGGCTGGCATTCGTACAGAGCTTCCAAAACAGCACTGAACCAAT TGACAAAGACTGCATCGGTTGAGTTGGGCAAGAAGGACAACATTGCCTGCATTTTGCTGCACCCGGGAACAGTTGACACTGACCTCTCACGGCCATTCCAAAGAAATGTAGCCAAGGATAAGCTCTTCACTAGAGAGTTCTCTGTACAGAAGCTCCTGTCCATTATGGACAATGCCAAGAAGAGCGACAACGGGAAATTCTTCGCTTGGGATGGTCAAGAAATCCCTTGGTGA